Proteins found in one Triticum aestivum cultivar Chinese Spring chromosome 4D, IWGSC CS RefSeq v2.1, whole genome shotgun sequence genomic segment:
- the LOC123096606 gene encoding DNA-directed RNA polymerase V subunit 5A translates to MNQFAPQQSSLAMDSGESSAASNAAHAAMAVDYAPEVAGCVSSMVDLGCAAGVESQRLFLARRTALEMLRDRGYSVPEDELARTLPEFRAWWSETPEIERLSFSTTLASDESNKVRIVFCPPEPVKIAAIREVYVRIKEENLSCLILILQSKITSRARESIKEMFKFKVDVFQITELLVNITKHVLKPKHEVLTAEEKAKLLKQYNVVDSQLPRMLETDAVARYYGLGKGTVVKFTYDSELTVDHVTYRCIF, encoded by the exons ATGAATCAATTCGCCCCTCAGCAATCGTCGCTCGCCATGGACTCAGGGGAGAGCTCCGCCGCCTCCAACGCCGCCCACGCGGCAATGGCCGTCGACTACGCCCCCGAGGTCGCCGGCTGCGTTTCGTCCATGGTCGACCTCGGCTGCGCCGCCGGCGTGGAGAGCCAGCGCCTGTTCCTGGCGCGCCGCACGGCGCTGGAGATGCTGCGGGACCGCGGGTACAGCGTACCGGAGGACGAGCTCGCCCGCACCCTCCCGGAGTTCCGCGCGTGGTGGTCCGAGACGCCCGAGATCGAGCGCCTCTCCTTTTCCACAACCCTCGCCTCCGACGAGTCCAACAAG GTGCGAATTGTGTTCTGCCCACCTGAGCCCGTCAAAATCGCAGCCATCCGGGAGGTGTATGTCCGAATCAAAGAAGAGAACTTGTCTTGCCTGATTCTGATTTTGCAGAGCAAAATAACATCTAGAGCTAGGGAGTCCATCAAGGAGATGTTCAAATTCAAAGTAGATGTATTCCAG ATCACAGAGTTACTGGTGAACATTACTAAGCATGTCCTGAAGCCCAAGCATGAAGTGCTGACTGCAGAAGAAAAAGCGAAGCTCCTGAAGCAGTACAATGTGGTGGATTCACAG TTGCCTCGCATGCTAGAGACCGATGCTGTTGCGCGCTACTATGGCCTTGGCAAGGGAACCGTGGTGAAATTCACATATGACAGCGAGCTCACCGTCGACCATGTGACATACAGATGTATCTTCTGA